Proteins found in one Panicum hallii strain FIL2 chromosome 4, PHallii_v3.1, whole genome shotgun sequence genomic segment:
- the LOC112889368 gene encoding ras-related protein RIC2, translating to MAAGYRAEDDYDYLFKVVLIGDSGVGKSNLLSRFTRNEFSLESKSTIGVEFATRSLQVDGKVVKAQIWDTAGQERYRAITSAYYRGAVGALLVYDVTRHSTFENVERWLKELRDHTDPNIVVMLVGNKSDLRHLVAVQTDEGKAFAERESLYFMETSALESTNVENAFAEVLTQIYRIVSKRAVEAGEDAASGPGKGEKINIKDDVSAVRKGGCCG from the exons ATGGCGGCGGGGTACCGGGCGGAGGATGACTACGACTACCTCTTCAAGGTGGTCCTGATCGGCGACTCCGGCGTCGGCAAGTCCAACCTGCTCTCCCGCTTTACGCGCAACGAGTTCAGCCTCGAGTCCAAGTCCACCATCGGCGTCGAGTTCGCTACCCGCTCCCTCCAGGTCGACGGCAAGGTCGTCAAGGCCCAGATTTGGGACACCGCCGGCCAGGAAAG ATATCGAGCTATCACTAGTGCATATTACCGAGGTGCTGTTGGAGCATTGCTTGTTTATGATGTCACTCGTCACTCAACCTTTGAGAACGTTGAGCGCTGGCTGAAGGAATTGAGGGACCATACAGATCCCAACATAGTTGTTATGCTGGTTGGCAACAAATCTGATCTGCGCCATCTCGTAGCCGTTCAAACAGATGAAGGCAAGGCATTCGCAGAGAGAGAATCACTCTACTTCATGGAGACCTCTGCGCTCGAGTCCACCAATGTCGAGAATGCATTCGCAGAGGTGTTAACCCAGATCTACCGCATCGTGAGCAAGAGAGCAGTCGAAGCGGGTGAAGACGCAGCCTCTGGCCCTGGCAAGGGTGAGAAGATCAATATAAAGGATGATGTTTCGGCGGTGAGGAAGGGTGGCTGCTGTGGCTGA
- the LOC112889756 gene encoding uncharacterized protein LOC112889756 isoform X2 — MQPRTTGGLHLSIFWTKMGKQNLDMLLDILPNQDNAFRRAYMACLAPRHKLVAWWLWWRDIQGVACYGVEPNTQTLIGSIEATKWKFLLQCWLPDPGYQTVNSDI; from the exons ATGCAACCTAGGACTACAGGAGGATTGCACCTATCTATTTTCTG GACCAAGATGGGCAAGCAAAATCTGGATATGCTGCTGGATATACTTCCAAATCAGGACAATGCTTTCAGGAG AGCATACATGGCCTGCTTGGCTCCCCGCCACAAGCTAGTGGCCTGGTGGTTGTGGTGGCGCGACATCCAAGGCGTGGCGTGTTATGGCGTAGAACCAAACACGCAGACACTTATAG GTTCCATAGAAGCCACAAAATGGAAGTTTCTTTTGCAATG TTGGCTTCCTGATCCTGGTTATCAAACGGTCAATTCAGACATCTAA
- the LOC112889756 gene encoding uncharacterized protein LOC112889756 isoform X1, with amino-acid sequence MFTIAKVKTFNMMKMPVVLGKYASLYLEGAYLEICLVPYLSSKEKRRSSGYADASFHAISYSSNGTMHINTELVEPRMQQPVIRAYMACLAPRHKLVAWWLWWRDIQGVACYGVEPNTQTLIGSIEATKWKFLLQCWLPDPGYQTVNSDI; translated from the exons ATGTTTACTATTGCAAAAGTGAAAACTTTCAACATGATGAAGATGCCAGTGGTGCTTGGAAAATATGCTTCTTTGTATCTGGAAGGCGCCTATCTGGAAATATGCTTGGTACCATACCTGTCAAGCAAAGAGAAGAGAAGATCAAGTGGATATGCTGATGCCAGCTTCCATGCCATAAGCTACTCTAGCAACGGTACAATGCATATAAATACAGAGTTGGTCGAACCTAGGATGCAGCAGCCAGTCATCAG AGCATACATGGCCTGCTTGGCTCCCCGCCACAAGCTAGTGGCCTGGTGGTTGTGGTGGCGCGACATCCAAGGCGTGGCGTGTTATGGCGTAGAACCAAACACGCAGACACTTATAG GTTCCATAGAAGCCACAAAATGGAAGTTTCTTTTGCAATG TTGGCTTCCTGATCCTGGTTATCAAACGGTCAATTCAGACATCTAA